In Synechococcus sp. PCC 6312, one genomic interval encodes:
- a CDS encoding PAP/fibrillin family protein, whose product MPKAALLTAIAGLNRGILANPTEKKRVDELAQGLEAVNPTPDPLKAPDKLAGNWRLIYTSSQALLGLDRAPLVKLGQIYQCVRPEEQAIFNIAELYGLPYLEGLVSVVAKFEPISEAPARVRVKFQRSIIGLRQLLNYRNPEQFISQLASGKTLMSLDFKLNSEEQQGWLDITYLDDDLRLGRGNEGSLFVLTKA is encoded by the coding sequence ATGCCTAAAGCGGCTCTACTGACGGCGATTGCTGGCCTCAATCGGGGAATTCTCGCTAACCCAACGGAAAAGAAAAGGGTTGATGAGTTAGCCCAGGGCCTAGAAGCAGTCAACCCCACCCCTGATCCCCTGAAGGCTCCTGATAAACTAGCGGGTAACTGGCGGTTGATTTATACCAGTAGTCAAGCCTTACTCGGCCTGGATCGTGCGCCTCTGGTCAAATTAGGGCAAATTTACCAATGTGTCCGGCCAGAGGAACAAGCCATTTTTAATATTGCCGAGCTTTACGGGCTGCCTTACCTGGAGGGCCTGGTGAGTGTGGTGGCCAAGTTTGAGCCAATTTCTGAAGCACCTGCCAGAGTCCGGGTAAAATTCCAACGCTCGATTATTGGGTTAAGACAACTACTCAATTACCGCAACCCAGAACAGTTTATTAGTCAACTCGCCAGTGGTAAAACCTTGATGAGTCTGGACTTCAAGCTTAACAGTGAAGAACAACAGGGCTGGCTAGATATTACCTACCTGGATGATGATCTGCGTCTGGGGCGCGGGAATGAAGGCAGCCTGTTTGTTTTGACTAAGGCTTAG
- the argF gene encoding ornithine carbamoyltransferase: MESLCGRDVLSMADLSQSEILYLLDFSSQMKSGAMTPRCPKVLGLLFQKASTRTRVSFSVAMYQLGGNVIDLNPQSTQVGRGEPLPDTARVLDRYLDALAIRTFAQADLETIANHARIPVINALTDREHPCQVLADLLTLKESFGGLEDLTLTYVGDGNNMAHSLLLGCALVGVNIRIAAPVGYQPLPEIVSQAEGIAAGKSEVVITTDVKAAAAGSHALYTDVWASMGQEDEAADRLPLFQPYQINDELLQLANPNAIVLHCLPAHRGEEITPAVLEGPQSRVWEEAENRLHAQKALLASILA, from the coding sequence ATGGAAAGTTTGTGTGGGCGGGATGTGTTAAGCATGGCTGATTTGAGCCAGAGTGAGATTTTATATCTACTAGATTTTTCTTCACAGATGAAATCTGGCGCGATGACTCCCCGCTGTCCCAAAGTCCTGGGCCTCCTGTTCCAAAAAGCCTCAACCCGCACCCGCGTCAGTTTTTCTGTGGCCATGTATCAACTGGGGGGAAATGTCATTGATCTCAATCCCCAATCGACCCAAGTTGGCCGGGGTGAACCTCTCCCCGATACGGCCCGCGTCTTGGATCGCTATTTGGATGCCTTAGCGATTCGGACGTTTGCCCAGGCCGACTTAGAAACCATTGCCAATCACGCCCGCATCCCTGTGATCAATGCTTTGACGGATCGAGAACATCCCTGTCAAGTTCTGGCAGATTTACTAACCTTGAAAGAATCATTCGGGGGCCTGGAGGATTTAACCCTGACCTATGTCGGGGATGGCAATAATATGGCTCATTCCTTGTTGTTGGGGTGTGCTTTGGTGGGGGTCAATATTCGGATTGCGGCTCCCGTGGGCTATCAACCTTTACCGGAGATTGTCAGCCAGGCCGAGGGGATTGCGGCAGGGAAAAGTGAAGTGGTGATTACGACCGATGTGAAGGCGGCGGCGGCGGGAAGTCATGCCCTTTATACAGATGTTTGGGCCAGTATGGGACAGGAGGATGAAGCAGCGGATCGATTGCCCTTATTCCAGCCTTACCAAATTAATGATGAGCTATTACAACTTGCTAACCCCAATGCCATTGTCCTCCACTGTTTACCGGCCCATCGGGGTGAAGAGATTACTCCGGCTGTTTTGGAAGGCCCCCAGTCACGGGTTTGGGAAGAAGCGGAAAATCGTCTCCACGCCCAAAAAGCTCTTTTAGCTAGCATTCTGGCCTAA
- a CDS encoding DUF1517 domain-containing protein, with the protein MIKKVWQTLRPALGILVAAVLIWQLALDGGTVLAARSGGRVGGGSFSRPVPSRSYSRGGGYGAPTYGGGFGFPFLIPFFGFGGGFGGLFTLILFFGLANFLVSSFRRFRDEGDGGMGSELGSSNPAVSLNVLHVGLTAQARELQADLNRIGLSADTSSASGLTKVLQESTLALLRHPDYWVYAASEEKQTKLLAAETQFNQLALAERSKLSAETLSNYRQELRQTAVVALSQAEKDALAYGSASGEYIVVTLIVASEGKFSLPKINSSSDLRQALQQLGGISSDRLLAVELLWQPQAMGDTLTADEVLLAYPQLKLV; encoded by the coding sequence ATGATTAAAAAAGTTTGGCAAACTCTGCGCCCAGCCCTCGGTATCTTGGTGGCGGCGGTATTAATTTGGCAATTGGCTCTCGATGGGGGGACTGTCTTAGCGGCCCGGAGTGGGGGGCGAGTGGGAGGTGGCTCTTTCAGTCGGCCGGTTCCCAGTCGGTCTTACTCTCGGGGTGGCGGCTATGGGGCTCCGACCTATGGGGGCGGATTTGGTTTTCCGTTTTTAATTCCCTTTTTTGGCTTTGGGGGCGGTTTTGGCGGCCTGTTTACGCTGATTTTGTTCTTTGGCCTGGCTAACTTCCTGGTTTCGTCCTTTCGGCGATTTCGGGATGAGGGAGATGGCGGCATGGGCAGTGAATTGGGCAGTAGTAACCCAGCCGTGTCTCTGAACGTTCTCCATGTGGGCTTAACGGCTCAGGCTCGGGAACTACAGGCGGACTTAAATCGGATTGGCCTGAGTGCTGATACGAGTTCTGCCAGCGGGTTAACCAAGGTTTTACAGGAATCTACTTTGGCTCTGTTGCGGCATCCTGACTATTGGGTCTATGCGGCTTCTGAGGAAAAACAAACCAAGCTTTTAGCGGCAGAAACTCAATTTAACCAACTGGCATTAGCAGAACGGAGCAAACTCTCGGCAGAAACCCTCTCCAACTATCGCCAAGAACTTCGTCAGACCGCAGTGGTGGCCCTGAGCCAGGCTGAGAAAGATGCCCTTGCCTATGGGTCTGCCAGTGGTGAATATATTGTTGTCACCTTGATTGTGGCTTCTGAGGGTAAATTCAGCTTACCGAAAATTAACTCCAGCAGTGATCTCCGCCAGGCCTTGCAACAGTTGGGCGGAATTAGCAGTGATCGGTTATTAGCGGTGGAATTACTGTGGCAACCCCAGGCCATGGGTGATACTCTAACCGCTGATGAGGTGCTTCTGGCTTATCCGCAGTTAAAACTTGTCTAG